From the Calorimonas adulescens genome, one window contains:
- a CDS encoding ParA family protein, translated as MGRIMAVANQKGGVGKTTTVINLSSNLSAKGKRVLMVDIDPQGNSTSGIGINKEKLKKTTYDVLLNSEEIKNSIISTDYKRLFLLPANIELAGAEIELVGLERREYRLKDALSKVRDEYDYILIDCPPSLGLLTLNALTAADSVLVPIQCEYYALEGLTQLMNTIKLVQKNLNKDLKIEGVVLTMFDGRTNLSIQVVDEVKKYFKNKVYRSIIPRNVRLGEAPSFGQPISIYDPKSKGAEAYEELAEEVIGGK; from the coding sequence ATGGGTAGGATTATGGCGGTAGCCAACCAAAAGGGTGGAGTAGGGAAGACAACAACAGTGATTAATTTAAGTAGCAATCTCAGCGCAAAGGGTAAGAGGGTACTGATGGTGGATATAGACCCACAGGGAAATTCAACAAGTGGTATTGGCATTAACAAGGAGAAGTTGAAAAAGACAACATATGATGTCCTCTTAAACAGTGAGGAGATCAAAAATAGTATTATAAGTACAGATTATAAGCGTCTGTTTCTGCTGCCTGCCAATATAGAGCTGGCTGGTGCGGAGATTGAATTGGTTGGCCTGGAGAGAAGAGAGTACAGGCTGAAGGATGCACTCTCAAAGGTAAGGGATGAGTACGATTATATCCTGATAGATTGCCCACCGTCCCTTGGACTTCTGACATTGAATGCCCTTACAGCGGCGGATTCTGTTCTGGTCCCTATTCAGTGTGAGTATTATGCGCTGGAGGGATTGACACAGCTTATGAACACAATAAAACTTGTGCAAAAAAACCTGAATAAGGACCTTAAGATTGAAGGGGTGGTGCTTACCATGTTTGACGGCAGGACAAACCTTTCAATTCAGGTGGTGGATGAGGTTAAGAAATATTTTAAGAATAAGGTATATCGTTCAATAATACCAAGGAATGTAAGGCTTGGAGAGGCTCCCAGCTTTGGTCAACCAATCAGCATATATGACCCAAAATCAAAGGGGGCGGAAGCCTATGAGGAGCTTGCAGAAGAGGTAATAGGAGGGAAATAG